One genomic segment of Centropristis striata isolate RG_2023a ecotype Rhode Island chromosome 11, C.striata_1.0, whole genome shotgun sequence includes these proteins:
- the blvra gene encoding biliverdin reductase A isoform X2, with the protein MFGAVVVGVGTAGSVRIRDLVAPLAGSAAEKLTIKGFISRRSLGDQQGVSQISREEAVSREDVQAAFVCTENVSHEENIRTFLQAGKHVCVEYPMTLNHQAAVDLWDLAQEKGLVLHEEHIELLTEDYKLLKKETEGKILKEGTLHFTGGALKPGFGALVFSGIARLTWLVDLFGELSVTAATMEEDAGKNYSKMTANMLTSDNRPLTWIEERGPGLPRAKNINFHFDSCTLTQIPPAPRGAVGIFMQDMIHFSAKLAGQVSPEELQREKTRILHCFHVAERIQKLCQS; encoded by the exons ATGTTTGGTGCAGTGGTTGTTGGCGTCGGCACAGCTGGATCAGTGAGGATCAGAGACCTGGTGGCTCCTCTAGCTGGCAGCGCTGCAGAGAAACTCACTATCAAAGGATTCATATCCAG GAGGAGCCTGGGCGATCAGCAGGGAGTGAGTCAGATCTCCAGAGAAGAGGCTGTGAGCAGAGAAGACGTCCAGGCGGCGTTCGTTTGTACTGAGAATGTGTCCCACGAGGAAAACATCAG AACTTTTCTGCAGGCAGGGAAACACGTCTGTGTGGAGTATCCCATGACTCTGAACCACCAGGCTGCCGTGGACCTCTGGGATCTGGCCCAGGAGAAAG gattGGTTCTCCATGAGGAACACATCGAGCTGCTGACAGAAGACTACAAACtcctaaaaaaagagacagaggggaaaatCCTGAAGGAAGGGACTCTTCATTTTACTG GTGGAGCTCTAAAGCCTGGATTTGGTGCCCTGGTATTCAGTGGCATTGCTCGCCTCACATGGTTGGTCGACCTGTTCGGTGAGCTGTCAGTCACTGCAGCAACCATGGAGGAAGACGCTGGAAAAAACTACAGCAAGATGACTGCAAACATGCTAACTTCTGACAACAG ACCTCTGACGTGGATCGAGGAACGGGGACCGGGCCTCCCCAGGGCGAAGAATATCAACTTCCACTTTGACTCCTGCACTCTGACCCAGATCCCTCCTGCACCCAGAGGGGCTGTGGGCATTTTCATGCAAGACATGATCCACTTCTCTGCCAAGCTGGCAGGCCAAGTGAGTCCAGAGGAGCTCCAGAGAGAGAAGACCAGGATCCTGCACTGCTTTCATGTGGCGGAGAGGATACAAAAACTGTGCCAAAGTTAA
- the LOC131979909 gene encoding cytochrome c oxidase assembly factor 1 homolog isoform X1, which yields MYPQCVTFTEVNAASYSCPAAVAQVKEAKMRVSNSQLQKLTIFTTVLTGAGVGTMYYLMQKKFVESDYHRLALQKLEACPLAMERLGAPPLKVHNIHLTDRNNRIDERVAQIKIPVTGSETGGYLYTSSIRDPDTNRWSVKQAVLQLREGQIIDLLDPPPPAALQTQEGLETGTWH from the exons ATGTATCCACAGTGTGTGACGTTTACGGAAGTCAACGCAGCGTCATATTCCTGTCCTGCAGCTGTCGCACAAG TGAAGGAAGCAAAGATGAGGGTTTCCAACAGTCAACTACAGAAGCTCACCATCTTCACCACTGTACTGACCGGGGCTGGTGTTGGCACCATGTATTATCTCATGCAGA AGAAATTTGTTGAGTCAGACTACCACAGACTGGCTCTGCAGAAGTTGGAAGCATGTCCACTTGCAATGGAAAGACTGGGGGCCCCACCTTTAAAGGTCCACAACATTCATCTCACTGACAGAAACAACCGCATAGATGAGAGAGTAGCACAG ATAAAGATCCCTGTGACTGGGTCAGAAACTGGAGGTTATCTGTATACGTCTTCAATTAGAGACCCTGATACCAACAG GTGGAGTGTAAAGCAGGCAGTTCTGCAGCTCCGGGAAGGACAGATCATCGACCTGCTGGATCCTCCTCCACCAGCTGCACTTCAAACCCAGGAAGGGCTAGAAACCGGGACCTGGCACTGA
- the LOC131979909 gene encoding cytochrome c oxidase assembly factor 1 homolog isoform X2 has protein sequence MYPQCVTFTEVNAASYSCPAAVAQVKEAKMRVSNSQLQKLTIFTTVLTGAGVGTMYYLMQKKFVESDYHRLALQKLEACPLAMERLGAPPLKIKIPVTGSETGGYLYTSSIRDPDTNRWSVKQAVLQLREGQIIDLLDPPPPAALQTQEGLETGTWH, from the exons ATGTATCCACAGTGTGTGACGTTTACGGAAGTCAACGCAGCGTCATATTCCTGTCCTGCAGCTGTCGCACAAG TGAAGGAAGCAAAGATGAGGGTTTCCAACAGTCAACTACAGAAGCTCACCATCTTCACCACTGTACTGACCGGGGCTGGTGTTGGCACCATGTATTATCTCATGCAGA AGAAATTTGTTGAGTCAGACTACCACAGACTGGCTCTGCAGAAGTTGGAAGCATGTCCACTTGCAATGGAAAGACTGGGGGCCCCACCTTTAAAG ATAAAGATCCCTGTGACTGGGTCAGAAACTGGAGGTTATCTGTATACGTCTTCAATTAGAGACCCTGATACCAACAG GTGGAGTGTAAAGCAGGCAGTTCTGCAGCTCCGGGAAGGACAGATCATCGACCTGCTGGATCCTCCTCCACCAGCTGCACTTCAAACCCAGGAAGGGCTAGAAACCGGGACCTGGCACTGA
- the blvra gene encoding biliverdin reductase A isoform X1 → MFGAVVVGVGTAGSVRIRDLVAPLAGSAAEKLTIKGFISSRRSLGDQQGVSQISREEAVSREDVQAAFVCTENVSHEENIRTFLQAGKHVCVEYPMTLNHQAAVDLWDLAQEKGLVLHEEHIELLTEDYKLLKKETEGKILKEGTLHFTGGALKPGFGALVFSGIARLTWLVDLFGELSVTAATMEEDAGKNYSKMTANMLTSDNRPLTWIEERGPGLPRAKNINFHFDSCTLTQIPPAPRGAVGIFMQDMIHFSAKLAGQVSPEELQREKTRILHCFHVAERIQKLCQS, encoded by the exons ATGTTTGGTGCAGTGGTTGTTGGCGTCGGCACAGCTGGATCAGTGAGGATCAGAGACCTGGTGGCTCCTCTAGCTGGCAGCGCTGCAGAGAAACTCACTATCAAAGGATTCATATCCAG CAGGAGGAGCCTGGGCGATCAGCAGGGAGTGAGTCAGATCTCCAGAGAAGAGGCTGTGAGCAGAGAAGACGTCCAGGCGGCGTTCGTTTGTACTGAGAATGTGTCCCACGAGGAAAACATCAG AACTTTTCTGCAGGCAGGGAAACACGTCTGTGTGGAGTATCCCATGACTCTGAACCACCAGGCTGCCGTGGACCTCTGGGATCTGGCCCAGGAGAAAG gattGGTTCTCCATGAGGAACACATCGAGCTGCTGACAGAAGACTACAAACtcctaaaaaaagagacagaggggaaaatCCTGAAGGAAGGGACTCTTCATTTTACTG GTGGAGCTCTAAAGCCTGGATTTGGTGCCCTGGTATTCAGTGGCATTGCTCGCCTCACATGGTTGGTCGACCTGTTCGGTGAGCTGTCAGTCACTGCAGCAACCATGGAGGAAGACGCTGGAAAAAACTACAGCAAGATGACTGCAAACATGCTAACTTCTGACAACAG ACCTCTGACGTGGATCGAGGAACGGGGACCGGGCCTCCCCAGGGCGAAGAATATCAACTTCCACTTTGACTCCTGCACTCTGACCCAGATCCCTCCTGCACCCAGAGGGGCTGTGGGCATTTTCATGCAAGACATGATCCACTTCTCTGCCAAGCTGGCAGGCCAAGTGAGTCCAGAGGAGCTCCAGAGAGAGAAGACCAGGATCCTGCACTGCTTTCATGTGGCGGAGAGGATACAAAAACTGTGCCAAAGTTAA
- the LOC131979908 gene encoding cytochrome c oxidase assembly factor 1 homolog encodes MYPQCVTFTEVNAAAETSYSCPAAVAQGKEAKMSYSEKLRYHNKLLRIQISFSVLNVAILGIAYYWGKRNRVKEDYHRLPMQKLEGCPLAMQRLGAPPLKVHSFSVIDRNVQEDVTGIKIKIPVTGSQTKGDLYAFSIGHPHCDRWSLKQAVLQLREGEIIDLLDPPPPEEPELQTETWH; translated from the exons ATGTATCCACAGTGTGTGACGTTTACGGAAGTCAACGCCGCAGCAGAGACGTCATATTCCTGTCCTGCAGCTGTCGCACAAg GGAAGGAAGCAAAGATGAGTTACAGCGAAAAACTCCGTTACCACAATAAACTACTGAGGATCCAGATCTCCTTCTCTGTACTGAACGTGGCTATTCTTGGCATCGCGTATTATTGGGGGAAGA GGAATCGTGTTAAGGAAGACTACCACAGACTGCCTATGCAGAAGTTGGAAGGATGTCCACTTGCAATGCAGAGACTGGGGGCCCCACCTTTAAAGGTCCACAGCTTTAGTGTCATTGACCGAAACGTCCAAGAAGATGTGACGGGAATAAAG ATAAAGATCCCTGTGACTGGGTCACAAACTAAAGGTGATCTGTATGCGTTTTCAATTGGACACCCTCATTGCGACAG GTGGAGTCTAAAGCAGGCAGTTCTGCAGCTCCGGGAAGGTGAGATCATCGACCTGCTGGATCCTCCTCCACCAGAGGAGCCAGAGCTACAAACCGAGACCTGGCACTGA